Proteins encoded by one window of Candidatus Woesearchaeota archaeon:
- a CDS encoding VWA domain-containing protein gives MMKRKGIYYSMDALFAGLLLVGVAATLLTLSFYEPSIDEKTFLTQDLLNVLGAIHIIDMNAPFVLAEIANGNITTVNNTVLEQIGEYWALNKTTKANQLFFLVTNESLPPDINIQFSIESDSIYLQNDSAITNLAVSRRMISGIAKGAPISGSSSSAYLKKVRNKKTASYAYFGGFYGQGNISVNLELPADFQTSRLLSSDLKIETSGTFDLYLNGILCGGSRTGAAGEISLWNLMACNNSFQSNENNITLFFTSNLSSSYVSGGFLKVVYTTDTVKDPSTPGYKRYYLPEIAGFINMYDAFAAQGLIRNWTMNLFLYNEYDTFVVLANETIFISPGQNTTQHIVYSRINQSLPPTQIPLRVGTTNLSNITIATAGKPSDSFLVTDISGSMADCGRYFTQDVEYCSYEYFWWAWWFNRECELATTCVSNECGGTSTTRNHVIYNKTTSTCNGTLLDIAKEAGHLFIETILNDSTLHEIGLVDFSYDANPATALTNVQGVLDAEIDTYSANGATCTCCGINRARDLINVSIDDKFIVVLSDGEPTRHCGGDIHEYDGQGSDSTQSQNDAIAAAQQACMDNITVYAIGFGEGMSASGHAVMEQIACNSSLYYNATNVSALAQIYENISNQILVAANYSSQTLEILGNYSTAYLYNGSYIDLYYDPLVAPDNQGKISLTFESEQFGGCDATIPIPAGIQITDAMVTSFSSKHWTKSVLVNGVEVFNLSDYGTDYVLLGDPFLIQIPSTTLLVGANNSIILEVGDSPTNNSACSPNNTLIYTALINASTPRSQTFEVHEGCNWNIESEAGIFSNVLIPKDYAGVNACNYTATDITYNPYDAYDSATYHLLRQLDPDHDGQVIVDLTEADLEITITLVSGVPYLWGPSIVQTSVWE, from the coding sequence ATGATGAAACGAAAAGGAATATATTACTCTATGGATGCCCTCTTTGCAGGATTACTTTTAGTTGGTGTTGCTGCAACGCTTTTAACCCTTTCATTTTATGAACCGTCTATTGATGAAAAAACATTTCTTACACAAGACTTACTTAATGTACTTGGAGCAATTCACATAATTGATATGAACGCACCTTTTGTACTAGCAGAAATTGCGAATGGAAATATTACTACAGTTAATAATACTGTACTTGAACAAATAGGTGAATATTGGGCTCTAAATAAAACAACAAAAGCAAATCAATTATTCTTTTTAGTAACCAATGAATCTTTACCGCCAGATATTAATATACAATTTTCTATTGAATCAGACTCAATTTATTTACAAAATGATTCAGCAATTACTAATTTAGCAGTCAGTCGACGAATGATATCGGGCATTGCAAAAGGAGCACCTATATCGGGCTCTAGTTCATCAGCATACCTCAAAAAAGTACGCAATAAAAAAACCGCATCATATGCTTATTTTGGAGGTTTTTACGGTCAGGGTAATATATCTGTTAATTTAGAACTGCCTGCTGATTTTCAAACTTCTCGATTGTTATCAAGCGATCTTAAAATAGAAACTTCAGGAACATTTGATTTATATCTTAATGGAATTCTTTGTGGCGGTTCAAGAACAGGTGCTGCTGGAGAAATTAGTTTATGGAATCTTATGGCTTGTAATAATTCGTTTCAATCAAATGAAAATAATATAACTTTATTTTTCACTTCTAACTTAAGCTCATCTTATGTTTCAGGAGGATTTTTAAAAGTTGTTTATACAACAGATACAGTAAAAGATCCAAGCACACCTGGCTATAAACGATATTATCTTCCTGAAATTGCAGGGTTTATTAATATGTATGATGCGTTTGCAGCACAAGGCCTTATCAGAAACTGGACAATGAATCTTTTTTTATATAATGAATATGATACGTTTGTTGTACTTGCAAACGAAACCATTTTTATTTCACCAGGACAAAATACTACCCAACACATTGTTTACTCCCGAATAAATCAATCATTACCCCCAACACAGATACCTTTGCGAGTTGGAACAACAAATCTTTCAAATATTACTATTGCAACTGCCGGAAAACCTTCTGATTCTTTTTTAGTAACTGATATTTCAGGAAGTATGGCTGATTGTGGAAGATATTTTACACAAGATGTAGAATATTGTAGCTATGAATATTTTTGGTGGGCTTGGTGGTTTAATAGGGAATGCGAACTTGCAACGACTTGTGTTTCAAATGAATGTGGAGGAACATCAACAACAAGAAATCACGTTATTTATAATAAAACAACTTCTACGTGCAATGGCACTTTACTTGACATTGCAAAAGAAGCAGGACATCTTTTTATTGAAACAATTCTTAATGATTCAACCTTGCATGAAATAGGTTTAGTTGATTTTTCTTATGATGCAAACCCTGCAACAGCTTTAACAAATGTACAAGGAGTGTTAGATGCTGAAATAGATACATACTCTGCAAACGGTGCAACCTGTACTTGTTGCGGTATTAACCGAGCAAGAGATTTAATTAACGTATCAATAGATGATAAATTTATTGTTGTATTAAGTGATGGAGAACCAACACGTCATTGTGGTGGCGATATTCATGAATATGACGGTCAAGGAAGTGATAGTACGCAATCACAAAATGATGCAATTGCTGCAGCACAACAAGCATGTATGGATAATATAACCGTTTATGCTATAGGGTTTGGTGAAGGAATGAGTGCTTCGGGACATGCTGTTATGGAGCAAATAGCCTGTAATAGTTCATTATATTATAATGCAACAAATGTTTCTGCGCTTGCACAAATTTATGAAAATATTTCAAATCAAATTTTAGTTGCAGCTAATTATTCTTCTCAAACCTTAGAAATTTTGGGGAATTATTCAACAGCCTATTTGTATAATGGTTCGTACATAGATTTATATTATGATCCTTTAGTTGCGCCAGATAATCAAGGAAAAATTTCTTTAACGTTTGAATCAGAACAATTTGGGGGTTGTGATGCAACCATACCTATTCCTGCAGGTATTCAGATAACTGATGCGATGGTTACCTCTTTTTCATCGAAGCATTGGACTAAATCAGTTCTAGTAAATGGTGTTGAAGTCTTTAATCTTTCTGATTATGGAACTGACTACGTCTTATTAGGAGACCCTTTTCTTATTCAAATTCCTTCAACAACATTATTGGTTGGTGCTAACAATAGTATTATTTTAGAAGTAGGAGATTCGCCAACAAATAACTCTGCGTGTTCACCAAACAATACTTTAATTTATACAGCACTTATTAATGCATCAACACCTCGATCGCAAACATTTGAAGTGCATGAGGGCTGTAACTGGAATATAGAATCTGAAGCAGGAATTTTTTCAAATGTTCTTATTCCCAAAGACTATGCAGGAGTAAATGCTTGTAATTACACGGCAACAGATATTACCTATAATCCTTATGATGCATATGATTCAGCAACTTATCATTTGCTTCGCCAACTCGACCCTGATCATGATGGTCAAGTGATTGTTGACTTAACAGAAGCAGACCTTGAAATTACTATTACTTTAGTAAGTGGCGTTCCTTACCTTTGGGGACCAAGTATTGTACAAACGAGTGTGTGGGAATAA